A window from Chroicocephalus ridibundus chromosome 19, bChrRid1.1, whole genome shotgun sequence encodes these proteins:
- the PAQR7 gene encoding membrane progestin receptor alpha isoform X1 has product MAGAGEPAALFVYLPIRARDTEFGCIMATVVTEKLSRLFINMRQVPQLLAPLSPSTVSSSEVPKVFWKPYIHAGYRPVQQTWRYYFSTLFQQHNEAINVWTHLVAALILLLRFQQLWQRVDFGQDLHAQPLLIIIVASITYLTFSTLAHLLQAKSEFWHYSFFFMDYVGVAIYQYGSALGHYYYAIEPSWHEKIKGFYMPVAVLLAWLSCAGSCYAKYRYHQSARLLSRLCQELPSGLAYMLDISPVIHRISTTPPSEREDPALLYHKCQVLFFLIGAFFFSHPYPEKWFPGKCHFFGQSHQIFHVCLFLCTLAQIEAVVLDYESRRHIYSALQGDLAHNFSALCLFTVTCSVLTAAYMARKVKNKLSFKEE; this is encoded by the exons ATGGCGGGGGCCGGAGAACCCGCAGCTTTGTTTGTTTATCTCCCGATCCGTGCCAG GGACACAGAGTTCGGCTGCATCATGGCAACGGTCGTCACTGAAAAGCTCAGCCGCCTCTTCATTAACATGCGGCAGGTCCCTCAGCTGCTggcccccctctctccctccactGTCAGCAGTTCGGAGGTGCCAAAGGTCTTCTGGAAGCCCTACATCCACGCCGGCTACCGGCCAGTGCAGCAGACCTGGCGTTATTACTTCTCGACGCTCTTCCAGCAGCACAACGAGGCCATCAACGTCTGGACCCATCTGGTGGCAGCGCTGATCCTGCTGCTGCGgttccagcagctctggcagcgGGTGGATTTTGGGCAGGACCTGCATGCCCAACCCCTCCTCATCATCATCGTGGCATCCATCACCTACCTGACGTTCAGCACCCTCGCTCACCTTCTGCAGGCCAAATCCGAGTTCTGGCACTACAGCTTCTTCTTCATGGACTATGTGGGGGTTGCCATTTACCAGTACGGCAGCGCTCTGGGGCACTACTACTACGCCATCGAGCCAAGCTGGCACGAGAAGATCAAGGGGTTTTACATGCCGGTGGCTGTCCTGTTAGCGTGGCTGTCCTGCGCTGGTTCCTGCTACGCCAAGTACCGGTACCACCAGTCCGCTCGCCTTCTGAGCCggctctgccaggagctgcccTCCGGCCTGGCGTACATGCTGGACATCAGCCCCGTGATCCACCGCATCTCCACCACGCCGCCCTCCGAGCGGGAGGACCCGGCCCTTCTGTATCACAAATGCCAGGTGCTGTTTTTCCTCATCggtgccttttttttctcacacCCTTACCCTGAGAAGTGGTTCCCGGGGAAATGTCACTTCTTTGGGCAGAGCCATCAGATTTTTCACGTGTGCTTGTTTCTCTGCACGCTGGCGCAGATCGAGGCGGTGGTGTTGGACTATGAGTCCAGGAGACACATCTATTCCGCTCTTCAGGGTGACTTGGCGCACAACTTCTCTGCCCTGTGCCTTTTCACTGTCACCTGCTCTGTCCTCACAGCTGCTTACATGGCCCGCAAGGTGAAGAACAAGCTGAGCTTCAAAGAAGAGTAA
- the PAQR7 gene encoding membrane progestin receptor alpha isoform X2, protein MATVVTEKLSRLFINMRQVPQLLAPLSPSTVSSSEVPKVFWKPYIHAGYRPVQQTWRYYFSTLFQQHNEAINVWTHLVAALILLLRFQQLWQRVDFGQDLHAQPLLIIIVASITYLTFSTLAHLLQAKSEFWHYSFFFMDYVGVAIYQYGSALGHYYYAIEPSWHEKIKGFYMPVAVLLAWLSCAGSCYAKYRYHQSARLLSRLCQELPSGLAYMLDISPVIHRISTTPPSEREDPALLYHKCQVLFFLIGAFFFSHPYPEKWFPGKCHFFGQSHQIFHVCLFLCTLAQIEAVVLDYESRRHIYSALQGDLAHNFSALCLFTVTCSVLTAAYMARKVKNKLSFKEE, encoded by the coding sequence ATGGCAACGGTCGTCACTGAAAAGCTCAGCCGCCTCTTCATTAACATGCGGCAGGTCCCTCAGCTGCTggcccccctctctccctccactGTCAGCAGTTCGGAGGTGCCAAAGGTCTTCTGGAAGCCCTACATCCACGCCGGCTACCGGCCAGTGCAGCAGACCTGGCGTTATTACTTCTCGACGCTCTTCCAGCAGCACAACGAGGCCATCAACGTCTGGACCCATCTGGTGGCAGCGCTGATCCTGCTGCTGCGgttccagcagctctggcagcgGGTGGATTTTGGGCAGGACCTGCATGCCCAACCCCTCCTCATCATCATCGTGGCATCCATCACCTACCTGACGTTCAGCACCCTCGCTCACCTTCTGCAGGCCAAATCCGAGTTCTGGCACTACAGCTTCTTCTTCATGGACTATGTGGGGGTTGCCATTTACCAGTACGGCAGCGCTCTGGGGCACTACTACTACGCCATCGAGCCAAGCTGGCACGAGAAGATCAAGGGGTTTTACATGCCGGTGGCTGTCCTGTTAGCGTGGCTGTCCTGCGCTGGTTCCTGCTACGCCAAGTACCGGTACCACCAGTCCGCTCGCCTTCTGAGCCggctctgccaggagctgcccTCCGGCCTGGCGTACATGCTGGACATCAGCCCCGTGATCCACCGCATCTCCACCACGCCGCCCTCCGAGCGGGAGGACCCGGCCCTTCTGTATCACAAATGCCAGGTGCTGTTTTTCCTCATCggtgccttttttttctcacacCCTTACCCTGAGAAGTGGTTCCCGGGGAAATGTCACTTCTTTGGGCAGAGCCATCAGATTTTTCACGTGTGCTTGTTTCTCTGCACGCTGGCGCAGATCGAGGCGGTGGTGTTGGACTATGAGTCCAGGAGACACATCTATTCCGCTCTTCAGGGTGACTTGGCGCACAACTTCTCTGCCCTGTGCCTTTTCACTGTCACCTGCTCTGTCCTCACAGCTGCTTACATGGCCCGCAAGGTGAAGAACAAGCTGAGCTTCAAAGAAGAGTAA